In Bombyx mori chromosome 11, ASM3026992v2, one genomic interval encodes:
- the LOC101743470 gene encoding lipase member H isoform X2: MSQPGWFISVLLIFFQNNLTDGGNGILEFTNSECPGGDREAVITKNSLKYLTMTVVGNGNFLTAKRSTYTYYQMKQLAKDPNMDFSKRTAVYVGGYMDSPSYPVASLLAPQYRRQGYNVLLLDTNKFTVMEYPLAVRYIRTAARHTAEMLVDLIKHGLDPKKLDLIGLSLGAHTASFIAKRFKELTGDTISRLTGLDPAGPCFRNLGPDQRLDSSDADFVDVVDTNIDEFGMAAPIGHVNFYVNGGEYQPGDILWMPCNAFCSHLRSYTVWLAALQYPTSFIAIQCDSVQEARNKNCYDRIPLVTNVVGLGTDKSKTGVFYLATHNNYPYYLGEKGLKKEYEYFQSHMEEITNNDSMKI, encoded by the exons ATGTCGCAACCCGGCTGGTTTATTTCCGTACTATTAATTTTCTTCCAGAACAATCTGACCGATGGCGGGAACGGAATTCTAGAATTTACGAATTCAGAAT GTCCTGGAGGCGACAGGGAAGCAGTGATCACGAAGAACAGCCTCAAATACCTGACGATGACCGTCGTTGGGAACGGAAACTTTTTGACGGCAAAACGATCTACCTACACTTATTATCAAATGAAGCAATTAGCCAAAGACCCGAACATGGATTTCAGTAAGCGAACAGCTGTATACGTCGGAGGGTATATGGACAGTCCGAGTTATCCAGTTGCAAGTCTATTGGCCCCACAGTATCGACGCCAAGGATATAATGTTCTGCTGTTGGACACAAATAAGTTTACGGTCATGGAGTATCCTTT GGCTGTCCGCTACATAAGAACCGCTGCCCGACACACAGCAGAGATGCTAGTCGACCTAATAAAGCACGGTCTGGATCCAAAAAAACTAGACCTGATTGGCCTTAGTTTGGGCGCGCACACAGCCAGCTTCATCGCGAAACGCTTCAAGGAACTAACCGGTGATACCATATCGAGACTCACCGGGTTAGATCCAGCAGGACCGTGCTTCAGGAATTTGGGCCCCGATCAGCGACTGGACTCGTCTGATGCGGACTTCGTGGACGTCGTCGATACGAATATAGACGAGTTTGGTATGGCGGCTCCGATTGGCCACGTAAATTTCTACGTTAACGGAGGCGAGTACCAACCTGGCGATATTCTTTGGATGCCGTGCAACGCCTTCTGCAGTCATCTAAGGTCTTACACTGTTTGGTTGGCGGCACTGCAGTATCCGACCTCGTTTATAGCAATACAGTGCGATTCTGTGCAAGAGGCGAGAAATAAAAATTGCTACGATAGAATACCTTTGGTCACGAACGTTGTCGGTTTGGGTACGGACAAGAGTAAAACTGGTGTATTTTACTTAGCAACGCACAATAATTATCCGTATTATTTAGGAGAAAAGGGACTGAAGAAGGAATACGAATATTTCCAGTCTCATATGGAAGAAATTACCAATAATGATAGTATGAAAATCTGA
- the LOC101743470 gene encoding lipase member H isoform X1 yields the protein MARGFCLIMYFSVVVQSITPFYSSKSLEGYPAGYLSDCPGGDREAVITKNSLKYLTMTVVGNGNFLTAKRSTYTYYQMKQLAKDPNMDFSKRTAVYVGGYMDSPSYPVASLLAPQYRRQGYNVLLLDTNKFTVMEYPLAVRYIRTAARHTAEMLVDLIKHGLDPKKLDLIGLSLGAHTASFIAKRFKELTGDTISRLTGLDPAGPCFRNLGPDQRLDSSDADFVDVVDTNIDEFGMAAPIGHVNFYVNGGEYQPGDILWMPCNAFCSHLRSYTVWLAALQYPTSFIAIQCDSVQEARNKNCYDRIPLVTNVVGLGTDKSKTGVFYLATHNNYPYYLGEKGLKKEYEYFQSHMEEITNNDSMKI from the exons ATGGCAAGGGGATTTTGCTTGATTATGTACTTTTCGGTGGTGGTACAGTCTATTACGCCGTTTTACAGTTCGAAGTCATTAGAAGGATATCCTGCCGGCTATTTGAGTGACT GTCCTGGAGGCGACAGGGAAGCAGTGATCACGAAGAACAGCCTCAAATACCTGACGATGACCGTCGTTGGGAACGGAAACTTTTTGACGGCAAAACGATCTACCTACACTTATTATCAAATGAAGCAATTAGCCAAAGACCCGAACATGGATTTCAGTAAGCGAACAGCTGTATACGTCGGAGGGTATATGGACAGTCCGAGTTATCCAGTTGCAAGTCTATTGGCCCCACAGTATCGACGCCAAGGATATAATGTTCTGCTGTTGGACACAAATAAGTTTACGGTCATGGAGTATCCTTT GGCTGTCCGCTACATAAGAACCGCTGCCCGACACACAGCAGAGATGCTAGTCGACCTAATAAAGCACGGTCTGGATCCAAAAAAACTAGACCTGATTGGCCTTAGTTTGGGCGCGCACACAGCCAGCTTCATCGCGAAACGCTTCAAGGAACTAACCGGTGATACCATATCGAGACTCACCGGGTTAGATCCAGCAGGACCGTGCTTCAGGAATTTGGGCCCCGATCAGCGACTGGACTCGTCTGATGCGGACTTCGTGGACGTCGTCGATACGAATATAGACGAGTTTGGTATGGCGGCTCCGATTGGCCACGTAAATTTCTACGTTAACGGAGGCGAGTACCAACCTGGCGATATTCTTTGGATGCCGTGCAACGCCTTCTGCAGTCATCTAAGGTCTTACACTGTTTGGTTGGCGGCACTGCAGTATCCGACCTCGTTTATAGCAATACAGTGCGATTCTGTGCAAGAGGCGAGAAATAAAAATTGCTACGATAGAATACCTTTGGTCACGAACGTTGTCGGTTTGGGTACGGACAAGAGTAAAACTGGTGTATTTTACTTAGCAACGCACAATAATTATCCGTATTATTTAGGAGAAAAGGGACTGAAGAAGGAATACGAATATTTCCAGTCTCATATGGAAGAAATTACCAATAATGATAGTATGAAAATCTGA